The nucleotide window GTCCCTCGATGAGTGCTCGATCGGCGCCGCTACAGGCGCTGAGAGTCAATAGGAGTGTCAGGCTCGCAACCAGATATCGAAGCGAGGCGATTTCAACTCACCCGCGCCAACTCGACCGGGATGCCGTTCAGCCGGGCGTTCCCGGAGAGCGGGTCGACGGCCGTGCGGTTTGACAGCACGTTGGAGTTCACCCCGGGGCGTCTCGCCGCCACGGTGAGACGGGCTTCTGGGTCGTCGTGGCCCCAACCGTGCGGCAAGGACACGACGCCCGGCATCATGTCATCGGACAACTCGACCGGTGCGCGGATCTCACCGGCGTCCGACCTCACGGAAACCGACTCACCGGCCGCCACGCCGAGGGAATCGGCATCGGCTGGATGCATAAGCAGCGTGCAGCGGTCTTTGCCTTTCACCAACACCTCGATGTTGTGCATCCATGAGTTGTTGGACCGAAGTTGGCGACGCCCCACCAAGACAAAGGTGTCGGGGGAGCCGTCAAGAATCGTGGCGAGTCGGGGTAGATCGGCCAGGAACTGGGGAGGGGCGAGATGCACCAGGCCATCGGGGTTGGCCGAGGCGGTAGGCAGACGAGGCTCAAGCGCCCCGAGATCGATGCCGTGGGGATTGTCGATGAGCTTTTGCAGACTCAGACCGTCCGGGTTGGTCCCGAATCCGTCCCCATGCGGTCCGGTCCGGAGGCGAATATCAAGGATGCGTTGCGGCCCGGTAAACCGCGAGACCTGATCCCAGGCGGTCACTTGATCGGTTCCGAACGCCGGAGAGGCGGGGTTGGTCAATGCTCTCGCCAGCAATGCAGCTGCCCCGGCTTCATCCATCTGTTCGACACTCAGATCGGTGCCTTGAATCGCCGCGGCGAGGCCGAGGAGGATCTCCCACTCGGACAGATGACCCTCAGGATTTTCGAACGTCGGTGGCGAGTAATTGGCGGTATTGCGCACCATCAGCGAGGTGAAGGCCACATCGAAGTGAGCCCGCTCCAGAACCGAAGGCGGCGGTAGGACGACATCGGCATGGCGGGCGGTCTCGGTGAGATACACATCCACCGCCACCATGAACTCGAGTCGGTCGAGCACTGCTTCAACCCTTTCAGAATCAGGAATCGAGCGGGCCGGGTTGCCCCCGACGACGAGTAGCGCTCGCACTTGACCCTCGCCGAGCGTTTCAATCTCATCGACGAGCGCGGCCGACGGCATTTCGCCGCGGACCTCTGGATAGTCACCAACCCGGGACCGGTAACGGCCGATTTGGAAACCCCGCCCTCCGGCTTGCGCCTTGGGGGTGACGATGGCGGCCAACGGGAACATCGCTCCACCTGGTGCGTCGAGATTACCGGTGACCGCGTTGAGAAGATCTGCCAGCCAGGAGGCCAGCGTTCCGAACTCGGTCGTATGGGTGCCCATCCGACCATAGGCAACCGAACTCGGCGCGTTGCTGAACTCGGCGGCAATCCGGCGGGTTACGTCACCGGGAATACCCGTCGCGGCAGCGACCGACTCAGGGGTGAAGATGGCCAGCGCTGCTTTCGCCTCAGCAAGTCCGGTCATGAAGTCGGGCAGGTCCGAACCTCCAGCTTCAAGCACAGTGGTGACGAGCGCCGCCAACCAGGCGGCGTCCGACCCAGGGCGTATGAAAACGTGCTCGTCCGAGGCCTTGGCGGTCTTGGATCTGCGGGGATCGACGGTGACGATCTTGCCACCGCGGTCCTGGATGGCTTTCATCCGGCCAGGCCAGTCGGGCGCCGTGGCGAGTGAACCGTT belongs to Acidimicrobiia bacterium and includes:
- a CDS encoding molybdopterin oxidoreductase family protein, translated to MTTTSIRTCPLCEATCGLELTIEGGSVKVIRGDQDDVFSKGFICPKGTTLGRLHEDPDRLRQPLIKRNGEFVEVGWDEAIAAAGAGIRRIIDEHGAPAVAAYVGNPNVHNLAGSLYLRPLLKALGSPNVFSASTVDQMPKHVSSGAMFGNPDLIPVPDIDRTDYLLMLGADPYESNGSLATAPDWPGRMKAIQDRGGKIVTVDPRRSKTAKASDEHVFIRPGSDAAWLAALVTTVLEAGGSDLPDFMTGLAEAKAALAIFTPESVAAATGIPGDVTRRIAAEFSNAPSSVAYGRMGTHTTEFGTLASWLADLLNAVTGNLDAPGGAMFPLAAIVTPKAQAGGRGFQIGRYRSRVGDYPEVRGEMPSAALVDEIETLGEGQVRALLVVGGNPARSIPDSERVEAVLDRLEFMVAVDVYLTETARHADVVLPPPSVLERAHFDVAFTSLMVRNTANYSPPTFENPEGHLSEWEILLGLAAAIQGTDLSVEQMDEAGAAALLARALTNPASPAFGTDQVTAWDQVSRFTGPQRILDIRLRTGPHGDGFGTNPDGLSLQKLIDNPHGIDLGALEPRLPTASANPDGLVHLAPPQFLADLPRLATILDGSPDTFVLVGRRQLRSNNSWMHNIEVLVKGKDRCTLLMHPADADSLGVAAGESVSVRSDAGEIRAPVELSDDMMPGVVSLPHGWGHDDPEARLTVAARRPGVNSNVLSNRTAVDPLSGNARLNGIPVELARVS